One Azoarcus sp. DN11 DNA segment encodes these proteins:
- the secF gene encoding protein translocase subunit SecF translates to MEFFRIKKDIPFMRHALVFNIISLITFVLAVFFLATRGLHLSVEFTGGTLIEVTYTQAPELEPIRTALAANGYPDAQVQNFGSARDVLIRLPNRGDLDSAKVSERTMTTLHSVGGAPELRRVEFVGPQVGKELASDGAMALLLVIFGIVVYLAMRFEWRFAVSAIIANLHDVVIILGFFAFFQWEFSLPVLAAVLAVLGYSVNESVVVFDRVRETFKKKRNMSTPQVLDHAITSTISRTVITHGSTQMMVLAMLLFGGETLHYFAMALTIGILFGIYSSVLVASPLVMWLGVSREQFIRPKKEKEEAVV, encoded by the coding sequence ATGGAATTCTTCCGCATCAAGAAAGACATCCCGTTCATGCGCCATGCGCTGGTGTTCAACATCATCTCGTTGATCACCTTCGTGCTGGCGGTGTTCTTCCTCGCAACACGCGGCCTGCACCTGTCGGTCGAGTTCACCGGCGGCACCCTGATCGAGGTGACCTACACCCAGGCGCCCGAGCTCGAACCGATCCGCACCGCGCTCGCCGCGAACGGTTACCCCGACGCGCAGGTGCAGAACTTCGGCAGCGCCCGCGATGTGCTGATCCGCCTGCCGAACCGCGGCGACCTCGACTCCGCCAAGGTATCCGAACGCACGATGACGACCCTGCATTCGGTCGGCGGCGCGCCCGAGTTGCGGCGCGTCGAGTTCGTCGGGCCGCAGGTCGGCAAGGAACTCGCCTCCGACGGCGCAATGGCGCTCCTGCTCGTGATCTTCGGCATCGTCGTGTATCTGGCGATGCGCTTCGAGTGGCGCTTCGCGGTGTCGGCGATCATCGCCAACCTCCACGACGTCGTGATCATTCTCGGCTTCTTCGCGTTCTTCCAGTGGGAGTTCTCGCTGCCCGTGCTGGCGGCCGTGCTCGCGGTGCTGGGCTACTCGGTGAACGAGTCGGTCGTCGTCTTCGACCGGGTACGCGAGACCTTCAAGAAGAAGCGCAACATGAGCACACCGCAGGTGCTCGACCATGCGATCACCTCGACCATCTCGCGGACCGTGATCACCCACGGCAGCACGCAGATGATGGTGCTCGCGATGCTGCTCTTCGGCGGCGAAACCCTGCACTACTTCGCGATGGCGCTGACGATCGGCATCCTCTTCGGCATCTACTCCTCGGTGCTGGTCGCGAGCCCGCTGGTGATGTGGCTGGGCGTGTCGCGCGAGCAGTTCATCAGGCCGAAGAAGGAAAAGGAAGAGGCGGTCGTCTGA
- a CDS encoding MarC family protein: MNEFLQAFVSLLAITNPIIAAPMFLGIVAGVPAAARRRAAGQAAMAVLAILAGAAIGGRYILELFGISLDAFRTAGGLVIILVGLEMLRGSPSGIQQDQASPEDAQDRIVVPFAMPLVAGPGAITTAITLSVAYPSRLYLPVIALLASVATAVVLWLVLRVALARQRLATPRVERIFTRFMGLILVAIGFQIGMLGIRDFFGLAGA; this comes from the coding sequence ATGAACGAGTTCCTGCAGGCCTTCGTCAGCCTTCTGGCGATCACGAACCCGATCATCGCCGCGCCGATGTTTCTCGGCATCGTCGCCGGCGTGCCCGCCGCGGCCCGCCGCCGCGCCGCCGGCCAGGCCGCGATGGCTGTGCTGGCGATCCTCGCCGGCGCCGCGATCGGCGGGCGCTACATCCTCGAACTCTTCGGCATCTCGCTCGACGCCTTCCGCACCGCCGGCGGCCTGGTCATCATCCTCGTCGGCCTCGAGATGCTGCGCGGCAGCCCCAGCGGCATCCAGCAGGACCAGGCTTCGCCGGAAGACGCGCAGGACCGCATCGTCGTTCCCTTCGCGATGCCGCTCGTCGCCGGCCCCGGCGCGATCACCACCGCGATCACGCTGTCGGTGGCGTACCCGTCACGGCTCTACCTGCCAGTGATCGCCCTGCTCGCGTCGGTCGCCACCGCCGTCGTGCTGTGGCTCGTGCTGCGCGTCGCGCTCGCCCGGCAACGGCTCGCCACGCCGCGCGTCGAACGCATCTTCACCCGCTTCATGGGCCTGATCCTGGTCGCGATCGGCTTCCAGATCGGGATGCTGGGCATCCGCGACTTCTTCGGACTCGCCGGCGCCTGA
- a CDS encoding DUF2322 family protein codes for MAFADTLKQLPKVSHLAALNLLDAQGAVVATIENKSGQAGSLAVYNHLAQLYGSINAEAARKGLELYAEHTGDARESPGKHPNIDRLIGVIERGDVLRVKQVFAV; via the coding sequence ATGGCGTTTGCCGACACTCTGAAGCAGTTGCCGAAGGTCTCCCACCTCGCGGCGCTCAATCTTCTCGATGCGCAAGGCGCAGTCGTCGCGACGATCGAGAACAAGTCCGGGCAGGCGGGCTCGCTGGCCGTCTACAACCATCTCGCCCAGCTCTACGGCTCGATCAACGCCGAGGCAGCGAGGAAAGGGCTGGAGCTGTATGCGGAGCACACCGGGGACGCGCGCGAGAGTCCGGGCAAGCATCCGAACATCGACCGGCTGATCGGCGTGATCGAGCGCGGCGACGTGCTGCGGGTGAAGCAGGTGTTTGCGGTCTGA
- the purB gene encoding adenylosuccinate lyase, with protein sequence MSVSSLTALSPLDGRYHEKVAGLREHFSEHGLIRNRVRVEVEWLKALAGDARLAEIAPFSAATVAELDAVVAGFSPVDSAAVKAIEATTNHDVKAMEYWLKERLGHNTEVTKVSEFIHFACTSEDINNTSHALMLREGRDAVLLPALDKVIARLRELAHQHANLPMLSRTHGQPASPTTLGKEMANIAARLLRARAAIAAVSLTAKFNGAVGNYNAHLSAWDDFDWEGFNRRFIESLGLEFNPYTIQIEPHDAMAELFDAMARTNTILIDACRDIWMYISFGYFKQKLKEGEVGSSTMPHKVNPIDFENAEGNLGIANGVLRHFSEKLPVSRMQRDLTDSTVLRNMGVGFGHMVLALDSCLRGLNKLEADPARLAADLDNAWEVLAEPVQTVMRRFGIENPYEQLKAMTRGKGITREALQDFIRTLAIPDADRQRLLDMTPASYVGKAVELAKRI encoded by the coding sequence ATGTCCGTTTCGTCCCTGACCGCTCTTTCTCCGCTCGATGGCCGCTACCACGAAAAGGTCGCCGGCCTGCGCGAGCATTTTTCGGAGCATGGTCTGATCCGCAATCGCGTGCGCGTCGAGGTCGAATGGCTCAAGGCCCTGGCCGGCGACGCGCGGCTGGCCGAGATCGCGCCGTTCTCGGCCGCGACGGTCGCGGAACTGGACGCGGTGGTCGCGGGGTTCTCGCCCGTTGACAGCGCCGCCGTGAAGGCCATCGAGGCGACGACGAACCACGACGTGAAGGCGATGGAATATTGGCTCAAGGAGCGCCTGGGCCACAACACCGAAGTCACGAAAGTGTCGGAGTTCATCCATTTCGCCTGCACCTCCGAGGACATCAACAACACCTCGCATGCGCTGATGCTGCGCGAAGGCCGTGACGCGGTGCTGCTGCCCGCGCTCGACAAGGTGATCGCACGCTTGCGCGAGCTGGCCCATCAGCACGCGAACCTGCCGATGCTGTCGCGCACCCACGGCCAGCCGGCCAGCCCGACGACGCTGGGCAAGGAGATGGCCAACATCGCCGCGCGCCTGCTGCGCGCACGCGCCGCGATCGCTGCGGTGTCGCTGACGGCGAAGTTCAATGGCGCGGTCGGCAACTACAACGCCCACCTGTCGGCCTGGGACGACTTCGACTGGGAAGGCTTCAACCGCCGCTTCATCGAGTCACTGGGGCTGGAATTCAATCCCTACACGATCCAGATCGAGCCGCACGACGCGATGGCCGAGCTGTTCGATGCGATGGCGCGCACCAATACGATCCTGATCGACGCCTGCCGCGACATCTGGATGTACATCTCCTTCGGCTACTTCAAGCAGAAGCTCAAGGAAGGCGAGGTCGGCTCGTCGACGATGCCGCACAAGGTCAATCCGATCGACTTCGAGAACGCCGAAGGCAACCTCGGCATCGCCAACGGCGTGCTGCGCCATTTCTCGGAGAAGCTGCCGGTCTCGCGCATGCAGCGCGACCTCACCGATTCGACCGTGCTGCGCAACATGGGCGTGGGTTTCGGTCACATGGTGCTGGCGCTCGACTCCTGCCTGCGGGGCCTGAACAAGCTGGAGGCCGATCCGGCGCGCCTGGCGGCCGATCTCGACAATGCGTGGGAAGTGCTGGCCGAGCCGGTGCAGACCGTGATGCGCCGCTTCGGCATCGAGAATCCCTACGAGCAGCTGAAGGCGATGACCCGCGGCAAGGGCATCACGCGCGAGGCGCTGCAGGATTTCATCCGCACGCTGGCGATTCCGGACGCCGACCGCCAGCGTCTTCTCGACATGACGCCGGCGAGCTACGTCGGCAAGGCCGTGGAGCTCGCGAAGCGCATCTGA
- the apaG gene encoding Co2+/Mg2+ efflux protein ApaG, whose amino-acid sequence MSDSEKYRIKVTAVAEYVPGQSAPEEDRYVFAYHITLTNTGSVGAQLLSRHWIITDGSGKVQEVRGQGVIGEQPVLAPGEQFSYSSGSVLETAVGTMQGSYQMVAADDHRFDVEIPLFVLAMPRVLH is encoded by the coding sequence ATGAGCGACTCCGAAAAATACCGCATCAAGGTGACTGCGGTCGCCGAATACGTACCGGGGCAGTCTGCGCCGGAGGAGGATCGCTACGTGTTCGCCTATCACATCACGCTCACCAACACCGGCAGCGTCGGCGCCCAGCTTCTCAGCCGCCACTGGATCATCACCGACGGATCGGGGAAGGTGCAGGAGGTGCGCGGACAGGGGGTGATCGGCGAACAACCCGTGCTCGCGCCCGGAGAGCAGTTCAGCTATTCGAGCGGCTCCGTCCTCGAAACGGCGGTCGGAACGATGCAGGGCAGCTATCAGATGGTCGCGGCAGACGACCACCGCTTCGACGTCGAGATTCCGCTTTTCGTGCTCGCGATGCCGCGCGTGCTTCACTGA